A genome region from Candidatus Zixiibacteriota bacterium includes the following:
- a CDS encoding DUF1328 domain-containing protein: MLSWALIFFIIALIAAVFGFTGIAVAAAGIAKILFFIFLIFFVVSLILGLVRRPPKA; the protein is encoded by the coding sequence ATGCTTTCATGGGCATTAATATTTTTTATCATCGCCCTGATCGCGGCAGTGTTCGGATTTACCGGCATAGCTGTAGCCGCGGCAGGAATCGCCAAGATTCTGTTCTTTATCTTCTTGATATTCTTCGTAGTATCTTTAATATTGGGATTAGTAAGACGACCTCCGAAAGCTTGA
- a CDS encoding acyl-CoA dehydrogenase, translating into MTYNVDPELQQPIRDMMREFCPKEIEPLGLKHDREPDAFAHDIFQKLAEKGLVGYVMPKEYGGGGHKKIEYATMIEELAYHDAPSSLLSAVSQLAVDPIMNFGTDEQKQKWIPKAATGELIPAFALTERDAGSDAANQSLTFEEKDDHYIVNGEKIFIMHGDVCHYAVTFGKLKADEGDRPKVSALIVPADSEGFKAFTLMNKMGMRYATTGRIEYHDVKVPKENFLGQPGKGFKMAMKTLDGARIGIAAQSTGIAQRALDEAIKYSKERIAFGAPIAKLQAIQWMIADMATKVEAARLLTYKAAQIQDKGESINLSASQAKLFASEAANFCVDRCMQIHSGYGYIGEFSVIEKLYRDQRVAEIYEGTSEVQRLVIANNMLRK; encoded by the coding sequence ATGACTTACAACGTCGACCCGGAATTGCAACAGCCGATACGTGACATGATGCGTGAATTCTGCCCGAAGGAGATCGAACCCCTGGGGTTGAAGCATGACCGCGAACCTGACGCGTTCGCTCATGATATATTCCAAAAACTGGCAGAAAAAGGGCTTGTCGGATACGTTATGCCGAAGGAATATGGGGGCGGTGGTCATAAGAAGATAGAATACGCCACTATGATCGAGGAACTGGCCTACCATGACGCTCCATCATCGCTTCTGTCTGCAGTTTCACAGCTGGCGGTCGATCCGATCATGAACTTCGGAACCGATGAACAGAAGCAGAAATGGATCCCCAAGGCGGCCACCGGCGAGTTGATTCCGGCATTCGCGCTGACCGAGCGCGATGCGGGTTCGGATGCGGCCAACCAGAGTCTGACATTCGAGGAAAAAGATGATCATTATATCGTCAACGGCGAAAAGATATTCATCATGCATGGCGACGTCTGCCACTACGCGGTAACATTCGGCAAACTCAAAGCTGACGAAGGCGATCGTCCCAAGGTATCTGCCCTGATCGTACCGGCTGATTCCGAGGGCTTCAAAGCTTTTACCCTCATGAACAAGATGGGTATGCGTTACGCGACCACGGGCCGGATTGAATACCATGACGTGAAAGTCCCCAAGGAGAATTTTTTGGGCCAGCCCGGCAAGGGATTCAAAATGGCGATGAAAACACTCGACGGCGCCCGGATCGGGATTGCCGCCCAGTCTACCGGTATCGCCCAGCGCGCACTCGATGAGGCTATCAAGTACTCCAAGGAACGTATCGCTTTTGGTGCGCCGATCGCCAAACTGCAGGCGATCCAGTGGATGATCGCGGATATGGCGACCAAGGTCGAAGCCGCGCGCCTGTTAACTTATAAAGCCGCACAGATTCAGGACAAGGGCGAGTCAATCAACCTGTCCGCCTCGCAGGCTAAACTGTTTGCCTCCGAAGCCGCCAATTTCTGTGTAGACCGCTGTATGCAGATCCATTCCGGCTACGGCTATATCGGCGAGTTCTCTGTCATAGAGAAGCTCTATCGTGATCAGCGTGTGGCTGAAATCTACGAGGGCACCTCTGAAGTCCAGAGACTGGTTATCGCCAACAATATGCTCAGAAAATAG
- a CDS encoding response regulator → MSNIKPNTEQQKVSEKTKCRKQIPAIFAEMKRISGQYPRILCVDSEERPALCRELEASGLDLEIVLLNGTDYHKRLSADSKRDDLLVFEIYGQDLCLEFERTGSKSDNQLLNGLNLQIRELTNILAGHKNDRLNLLTTIDNLNRLICGTVDLREIFKGLVKELKNVVPYDRVSLVSFRPEIESFCLEAEYERESDNFDFKKQIIRTDQSSIARNHIEPEAQIYSLSKGNLGHGIITQQLARKGYKTFVTCPIIEMGQPLASLNIGSLADNVYTENDLQKLKQICALVGRALVSIRSFQELRALSHSFSFFRKNVWRLEKSRNFVEIARGIMHAINNHLALIMGRSQILMHTLDKVSDDPKLKKSIELILRATTSSSEQIAMLQSFSRMREDTEIEHIRLKDFLESIFNLCLPRWEAIGRGHVEFAYEVDESITFSGSKGMLREAFINLIMNAVEAQTEDGGAVKISAKNSYDLVEIKIEDSGDGISKIDSESFFVPFRTTKEFGSGLGLYVAREIINHHNGRLDFKNSKSGGLILTISLPLEKMKIEQEQSAVIKIENVMILDSNCIHRNLLADICRKLGFNVKGFKEAQQVTAKLNSFAPDLVIVDQDSVEGLPLDFCERLYSENPGLRICLMGPAMDRPDYHIDRIDCVHAYLGKPLEENQVAEMIKALQVNPSHKYVSADTLPAEQSSS, encoded by the coding sequence ATGTCTAATATTAAGCCGAATACCGAACAGCAAAAAGTCTCTGAAAAAACTAAGTGCAGGAAGCAAATCCCCGCGATATTTGCCGAAATGAAACGAATTTCCGGCCAGTACCCCCGCATACTCTGCGTGGATTCTGAGGAACGGCCGGCTTTATGCAGGGAACTGGAAGCCTCTGGCCTGGATCTCGAAATCGTGCTGTTGAACGGGACGGATTATCATAAGCGCTTGAGCGCTGACAGTAAAAGAGATGACCTGCTGGTTTTCGAGATTTACGGACAAGATCTCTGCCTGGAGTTCGAACGAACCGGATCGAAGTCCGATAACCAGCTTTTAAACGGGCTCAATCTTCAAATCCGTGAATTGACAAATATCCTGGCAGGTCATAAAAATGATCGGCTAAATCTGCTGACTACTATTGATAATCTTAACCGCCTGATTTGCGGCACTGTCGACCTGCGGGAAATATTTAAAGGGTTGGTGAAGGAACTCAAAAATGTTGTCCCGTATGACCGCGTATCGCTGGTCTCCTTCAGGCCGGAGATTGAATCTTTTTGCCTCGAGGCTGAATACGAGCGCGAAAGTGACAATTTTGATTTCAAAAAGCAAATAATCAGAACCGACCAGAGCAGTATCGCCAGAAATCATATAGAGCCGGAGGCTCAAATTTACAGCCTCAGTAAAGGCAATCTCGGTCACGGTATCATCACCCAGCAACTGGCCCGCAAAGGTTACAAGACATTCGTGACCTGTCCGATTATAGAGATGGGGCAACCGCTGGCCAGCCTGAATATCGGTTCGCTTGCTGATAATGTTTATACGGAAAATGATTTACAGAAGCTGAAGCAGATCTGCGCCCTGGTGGGACGAGCGCTGGTTTCGATTCGAAGCTTCCAGGAACTTCGCGCCTTGAGCCACAGCTTCAGTTTTTTCCGTAAAAATGTATGGCGACTGGAAAAGAGCCGCAATTTCGTGGAAATAGCCCGCGGTATCATGCACGCCATCAATAATCATCTGGCTTTGATTATGGGACGCTCACAGATACTGATGCATACACTCGATAAAGTCTCCGATGATCCCAAGCTCAAAAAGAGTATCGAACTGATCCTCAGAGCGACCACATCGTCGTCCGAACAGATCGCCATGTTACAGTCATTTTCACGTATGCGGGAGGACACGGAAATAGAGCATATCCGTCTTAAAGATTTTCTGGAAAGTATCTTCAACCTCTGCCTGCCGCGCTGGGAAGCGATCGGTCGCGGTCATGTCGAATTTGCATACGAGGTAGATGAGTCGATTACATTTTCCGGCTCTAAAGGTATGTTGCGGGAGGCTTTTATTAACCTTATCATGAACGCGGTTGAGGCACAGACCGAGGATGGCGGAGCGGTTAAGATCAGCGCCAAAAACAGCTACGATCTGGTGGAAATCAAAATTGAAGACAGTGGTGACGGAATATCAAAAATTGATTCAGAGTCTTTCTTCGTGCCGTTTCGTACCACTAAAGAATTCGGTTCCGGCCTGGGGCTGTATGTCGCTCGCGAAATAATAAACCATCACAACGGGCGTCTCGATTTCAAAAATTCAAAATCGGGCGGACTTATCCTGACAATTTCGCTTCCCTTGGAGAAGATGAAAATCGAACAGGAGCAAAGCGCTGTGATCAAAATCGAAAATGTGATGATACTCGATTCCAATTGCATCCACCGCAACCTGCTGGCGGATATCTGCCGAAAGCTCGGGTTTAATGTGAAAGGATTTAAAGAGGCGCAACAAGTTACGGCAAAGCTCAACTCCTTCGCCCCGGACCTGGTGATAGTCGATCAGGACAGTGTCGAGGGACTTCCACTCGATTTCTGCGAACGGCTTTACTCGGAAAATCCCGGGCTCAGAATCTGCCTTATGGGTCCTGCTATGGATCGCCCCGATTACCATATTGACCGTATCGACTGCGTTCATGCCTACCTCGGCAAACCTCTCGAGGAAAACCAGGTGGCTGAAATGATCAAGGCCTTGCAGGTCAATCCCTCGCATAAATATGTTTCGGCGGATACGCTTCCCGCAGAACAGAGCTCTTCTTAA
- the efp gene encoding elongation factor P: MISTSDFRRGMKLAIDGEPYVILEFQNARTAQRRANVTTKLKHIITGQVLEKVFSSGTQFEIPDFDDRKMQYMYTDGESYHFMDTETYDQVALHKDQMEDYKGYLVENNEYDILFFEGSPISMELPPSMEFKVVECEPAVKGDRVSNVMKGATLETGLEVKVPIFIKEGDVIKVDTREAKYIERVSM; the protein is encoded by the coding sequence ATGATTTCGACATCAGATTTCAGGCGCGGAATGAAATTGGCTATAGACGGCGAACCGTATGTCATACTTGAGTTTCAAAATGCCCGTACCGCCCAGAGAAGGGCCAATGTCACTACCAAGTTAAAACACATCATCACCGGCCAGGTGCTCGAGAAAGTCTTTTCCTCGGGGACGCAGTTCGAGATTCCCGATTTCGATGACCGCAAGATGCAATACATGTATACCGATGGCGAAAGCTATCATTTCATGGATACCGAGACCTACGACCAGGTGGCTCTGCACAAGGACCAGATGGAAGACTACAAGGGGTACCTGGTGGAAAACAACGAATATGATATCCTGTTTTTCGAGGGCAGTCCGATCTCGATGGAGCTTCCTCCTTCGATGGAGTTCAAGGTGGTCGAGTGTGAGCCGGCGGTCAAGGGTGACCGTGTTTCCAATGTCATGAAGGGAGCAACTCTCGAAACCGGGTTGGAAGTCAAGGTTCCGATTTTCATCAAGGAAGGTGACGTCATCAAAGTCGACACGCGAGAGGCCAAGTATATCGAGCGGGTATCGATGTGA
- the rnhC gene encoding ribonuclease HIII encodes MDVSEIVVPDEYIGTDESGKGDLFGPLVIAAVLLDRSNKSALDSLNILESKRITDRRALSLAEDIKGTAPNSIVLISPLKYNELYARIRNLNKLLAWGHARAVENVLDRDDCATVVSDQFGDASLIQNSLMKKGQAVNLLQTHRGERHLAVAAASVLARAAFLSYLDKLSLQFGLKLPKGAAPIVDQAVLQFVQAHGREALGHVAKLHFKNLKKLH; translated from the coding sequence ATCGATGTGAGCGAGATCGTCGTACCGGATGAATATATCGGCACCGATGAGTCCGGTAAAGGCGACCTGTTTGGGCCCCTCGTGATCGCGGCCGTACTTTTGGATAGATCCAATAAGTCTGCCCTCGACAGCCTGAATATACTGGAATCCAAACGGATAACCGACAGGCGCGCCCTTTCTCTGGCTGAAGATATCAAGGGGACTGCTCCCAATTCGATTGTACTGATCAGCCCTTTAAAATACAATGAGCTGTATGCCCGGATTCGCAACCTGAACAAGCTTTTGGCGTGGGGGCACGCGCGTGCGGTGGAAAATGTTTTGGATCGAGACGATTGTGCCACAGTGGTCTCTGATCAATTTGGTGATGCTTCCCTGATTCAAAATTCTCTCATGAAAAAAGGCCAGGCTGTCAACCTGCTCCAGACACATCGCGGTGAACGCCACTTGGCTGTGGCCGCCGCTTCGGTTCTGGCCCGGGCCGCTTTTCTAAGTTATCTCGATAAACTTTCCCTGCAGTTTGGACTTAAGCTTCCCAAGGGCGCCGCGCCGATTGTTGACCAGGCAGTTCTGCAATTCGTTCAGGCCCATGGTCGTGAAGCTTTGGGGCATGTCGCCAAACTGCATTTCAAAAACCTCAAAAAACTGCATTGA
- a CDS encoding methylmalonyl-CoA mutase yields MERKIRILLAKPGLDGHDRGIKVIASALRDAGMEVIYTGLRQTPSMIVEAALQEDVDFIGVSILSGAHMTLFPAIKKMLREKGAEDIVLFGGGIIPEDDIRELEARGIDKLFGPGTPTEDIIDYIKQEIANKKPDEKLF; encoded by the coding sequence ATGGAGAGAAAAATAAGAATTTTGTTAGCGAAACCGGGGCTGGATGGTCACGATCGCGGAATCAAGGTGATCGCTTCCGCCCTGCGTGATGCCGGAATGGAAGTTATCTATACCGGCCTGAGGCAGACCCCTTCCATGATCGTGGAGGCGGCTCTGCAGGAAGATGTAGATTTTATCGGAGTTTCGATTCTGTCGGGAGCCCACATGACCCTTTTCCCCGCCATCAAAAAAATGCTCAGGGAAAAAGGTGCGGAAGATATAGTCTTGTTCGGCGGAGGAATTATACCAGAGGATGATATCCGTGAACTCGAAGCCAGGGGAATCGACAAGCTTTTTGGTCCGGGTACACCGACTGAGGATATCATCGATTATATCAAGCAGGAAATTGCCAATAAAAAACCGGATGAAAAACTGTTTTAA
- a CDS encoding PorV/PorQ family protein encodes MSGILKKVCLVLFLVCIAISCLDAQDYTSGRESLFILGGGGRPLGMGGTYAGFGSDGSAVYYNPAGLGFLQYRELTLFQASLFEGTDFMFASASWPTLNLGTFAVSGMLLKTDNVVFRDRLGVLSSEDYRTGQYWFSYGLRLFSSLSLGMNFKYLDQSLADYNASSGSFDVGLMTRFGDFLFLGVNAQDLLSGEFSMGGGGESLPYNIKAGAAIKLKPSRTISLILAGDIDKTEKVKTKIHAGTELGISDLFFLRGGYDRSEMTFGAGLRYRMIEFDYAYKAHAELDGTHRFGLTFFFGPTIDQQKQDRIRKQREAEQRRAEESRRQRIENLTERADSFFKSENWDSAAAYYNQVLAYEEDNQHAIVRLNEIGEIVRELEQAEIDTRAGEKAYDQLLEKHRRSADSLFATGEYDNARLEYNKLLELDSTSNHAQQRLEDIETHFEQRFRSLVNRGDRRLNAEDYADAIVSYTEALEIRPDSPAVRRKIGQAKQRMLLAQKIDQAVELLEEGDSTQAKQEFEDILEDHPDNKTAADYLRRMSEEKAVPPVAIEEIRQDEEYWQYYLDGLKSFGEGDYEQAIEMWERVLEKYPGS; translated from the coding sequence ATGTCTGGTATTTTAAAAAAAGTCTGTCTGGTGTTGTTCCTGGTTTGTATTGCGATTTCATGTTTGGATGCGCAGGATTATACTTCCGGTCGTGAATCGCTTTTCATACTTGGAGGAGGCGGACGACCGCTCGGTATGGGGGGAACTTATGCCGGTTTTGGGTCCGATGGCTCCGCGGTTTACTACAATCCTGCCGGACTTGGTTTTCTGCAGTATCGTGAACTGACATTGTTTCAGGCTTCCCTGTTCGAAGGCACTGATTTCATGTTTGCATCAGCCTCATGGCCGACACTCAACCTGGGTACGTTTGCAGTTTCCGGGATGCTTCTAAAAACCGACAACGTGGTTTTTCGCGATCGCCTGGGAGTGCTCTCAAGCGAGGATTACAGGACCGGGCAGTACTGGTTTTCCTATGGTCTCAGGCTTTTCAGTAGCTTGTCGCTGGGGATGAATTTCAAGTACCTGGATCAATCGCTGGCAGATTATAACGCATCCTCGGGATCGTTCGATGTCGGATTGATGACGCGCTTCGGAGACTTTCTCTTTTTGGGGGTGAACGCGCAGGATCTGCTTTCCGGCGAGTTCAGCATGGGTGGCGGAGGAGAATCTCTGCCGTACAATATCAAAGCCGGGGCGGCAATAAAACTGAAGCCGTCTCGAACGATCAGCCTGATTCTTGCGGGAGATATCGACAAGACTGAAAAAGTCAAGACCAAGATTCATGCCGGTACCGAACTGGGGATTTCCGATTTATTTTTTTTGCGGGGAGGTTACGACCGAAGCGAGATGACTTTTGGTGCCGGTCTGCGTTATCGTATGATTGAATTCGACTATGCTTACAAGGCCCACGCTGAACTGGACGGGACGCACAGGTTCGGCCTGACCTTCTTTTTCGGACCTACGATCGATCAGCAAAAGCAGGACAGGATCCGTAAACAGAGAGAGGCGGAACAGCGTCGCGCTGAAGAGTCCCGCAGGCAAAGAATCGAAAACCTTACCGAACGCGCCGACAGCTTTTTCAAATCAGAAAACTGGGATTCAGCCGCGGCATACTATAACCAGGTGCTGGCCTATGAGGAGGACAATCAGCATGCGATTGTCCGGCTCAATGAAATTGGTGAGATCGTCAGGGAACTGGAGCAGGCCGAAATCGACACCAGGGCAGGCGAGAAGGCATACGATCAGCTCCTCGAAAAACATCGCCGGAGCGCGGATTCACTGTTTGCCACGGGCGAGTATGATAATGCCCGCCTGGAATACAATAAGCTTCTCGAACTCGATTCAACCAGCAACCACGCGCAACAACGTCTGGAAGATATCGAGACTCATTTCGAACAACGCTTCCGGAGCCTGGTCAATCGCGGCGATCGTCGATTGAATGCGGAAGATTATGCCGACGCGATTGTATCATATACCGAAGCGCTTGAAATCAGGCCTGACAGCCCGGCCGTACGGCGCAAAATCGGCCAGGCGAAACAGCGGATGCTTTTGGCGCAGAAAATCGACCAGGCGGTAGAACTTTTGGAGGAGGGCGATTCGACGCAAGCTAAACAGGAATTCGAGGATATTCTGGAAGATCATCCGGACAATAAAACCGCCGCCGATTACCTGCGCAGGATGAGCGAGGAGAAAGCGGTTCCACCGGTCGCCATTGAAGAAATCCGTCAGGATGAAGAATACTGGCAGTATTATCTCGACGGTCTCAAGAGTTTTGGCGAAGGCGATTATGAGCAGGCGATAGAGATGTGGGAGAGAGTGCTCGAGAAATATCCCGGCTCT
- a CDS encoding superoxide dismutase, which yields MKILAIDKILPDATSEEILNNLPEEARAVWGLYQKGFVREMYFRTEGTPGAVLILECEDIEHARMVVSTLPLVKKNLIDFDLYALGFYAPLATLFAEDKKETEE from the coding sequence ATGAAGATACTGGCAATCGACAAAATCCTGCCCGATGCCACCAGCGAGGAAATCTTAAACAATCTGCCGGAAGAAGCCCGTGCCGTCTGGGGATTGTATCAAAAAGGATTTGTGCGGGAGATGTATTTCCGTACCGAGGGCACCCCCGGAGCGGTATTAATCCTGGAGTGCGAGGATATCGAACACGCTCGTATGGTGGTCAGTACATTACCCCTGGTCAAAAAGAATTTAATTGACTTTGACCTCTATGCGCTCGGCTTCTACGCTCCCCTGGCGACATTGTTTGCCGAAGACAAAAAGGAAACCGAAGAGTAA